In Natronoarchaeum mannanilyticum, a genomic segment contains:
- a CDS encoding 50S ribosomal protein L19e, which produces MTDLSSQKRLAADVLDVGKNRVWFDPDQQGEIVDAITREDIRELVDQGTIRAEEKKGNSRGRARKRAEKRSYGHQKGPGTRQGKAGARQDPKDEWRGKVRAQRQLLRELRDSGDLDPGQYRELYNKSRGGEFRDRKRLVNYIENNYDVEVDVEGDQ; this is translated from the coding sequence ATGACGGATCTGAGCTCACAGAAGCGACTCGCGGCGGACGTGCTCGACGTCGGGAAGAACCGCGTCTGGTTCGACCCCGACCAGCAGGGCGAGATCGTCGACGCGATCACCCGCGAGGACATCCGCGAGCTCGTCGATCAGGGAACCATCCGCGCCGAGGAAAAGAAGGGCAACTCTCGAGGTCGCGCGCGCAAGCGCGCCGAGAAGCGCTCCTACGGCCACCAGAAGGGCCCCGGCACGCGCCAGGGCAAGGCCGGCGCTCGGCAGGACCCCAAAGACGAGTGGCGAGGTAAAGTGCGCGCCCAGCGTCAGCTGCTCCGCGAACTCCGCGACTCCGGCGATCTCGATCCCGGACAGTACCGCGAGCTGTACAACAAGTCTCGCGGCGGGGAGTTCCGCGACCGCAAGCGGCTGGTGAACTACATAGAGAACAACTACGACGTCGAAGTCGACGTCGAAGGTGATCAATAA
- a CDS encoding 50S ribosomal protein L32e → MADDPETLEDISGVGDSKAEALREAGFESVEDVKAASQDELSSAEGIGNALAARIKADVGDLEVDEDAETEAEIEDEAAEEEAEEEDVETELQPRGLASKTPDLSEEEQRLLDQRKRVGKPAFRQQDYHKKKRIPESWRKPRGALSKMRRGHKGKGDMVEAGYRTPEAVRGKHPSGFEEVRVHNTDDLEGVDPDTEAVRIASSVGARKRERIEEQAEDAEIRVLNPTYVEVEVEQ, encoded by the coding sequence ATGGCAGACGACCCCGAAACACTGGAGGACATCAGCGGCGTCGGCGACAGCAAGGCGGAAGCGCTCCGCGAGGCCGGCTTCGAGTCCGTCGAGGACGTCAAGGCGGCGAGCCAGGACGAGCTCTCGAGCGCCGAGGGCATCGGTAACGCGCTCGCGGCCCGCATCAAGGCCGACGTCGGCGACCTCGAAGTCGACGAGGACGCCGAGACCGAGGCCGAGATCGAGGACGAAGCCGCCGAGGAAGAGGCCGAAGAGGAGGACGTCGAGACGGAGCTCCAGCCCCGCGGGCTGGCCTCCAAGACGCCCGACCTCTCCGAGGAAGAACAGCGCCTGCTCGACCAGCGCAAGCGGGTCGGCAAGCCGGCGTTCCGGCAGCAGGACTACCACAAGAAGAAGCGAATCCCCGAGTCCTGGCGCAAGCCCCGCGGCGCGCTCTCGAAGATGCGCCGCGGTCACAAGGGCAAGGGCGACATGGTCGAGGCCGGCTACCGGACGCCCGAGGCCGTTCGCGGGAAGCATCCCAGCGGCTTCGAGGAGGTCCGCGTCCACAACACGGACGACCTCGAGGGCGTCGACCCCGACACCGAGGCGGTACGGATCGCCTCGTCGGTCGGCGCGCGCAAGCGCGAGCGCATCGAGGAGCAGGCCGAAGACGCAGAGATCCGGGTGCTGAACCCGACCTACGTCGAAGTGGAGGTCGAACAATGA
- a CDS encoding 50S ribosomal protein L6, whose product MKETVELPDEVSAEVDHLELTVEGPNGSVTRRLWYPDVTVSVDDGAVVIESENEDAKTTATVGTFRSHVANMLHGVTEGWEYTLEVFYSHFPMQVRAENGEVVIENFLGEKAARRTQVHGDTDVEVDEELITVSGPDKEAVGQTAADIEQLTTVSGKDVRVFQDGVYITEKPAKGGA is encoded by the coding sequence ATGAAGGAAACAGTCGAACTACCGGACGAGGTCAGCGCCGAGGTCGACCACCTCGAGCTGACCGTCGAGGGACCGAACGGAAGCGTCACGCGACGCCTCTGGTACCCCGACGTGACGGTCTCGGTCGACGACGGCGCCGTCGTCATCGAGAGCGAGAACGAGGACGCGAAGACCACCGCGACGGTCGGCACGTTCCGCAGCCACGTCGCGAACATGCTCCACGGCGTCACCGAGGGCTGGGAGTACACGCTCGAAGTGTTCTACTCCCACTTCCCGATGCAGGTGCGCGCCGAGAACGGCGAGGTCGTGATCGAGAACTTCCTCGGCGAGAAGGCCGCCCGTCGGACGCAGGTCCACGGCGACACCGACGTCGAGGTCGACGAGGAGCTGATCACGGTGTCCGGTCCCGACAAGGAAGCGGTCGGCCAGACGGCCGCCGACATCGAACAGCTGACGACGGTCTCGGGGAAGGACGTGCGCGTCTTCCAGGACGGCGTCTACATCACCGAGAAACCCGCCAAAGGAGGTGCCTGA
- a CDS encoding 30S ribosomal protein S8, producing MTANDPLSNALSGISNAESVGHLTHEVSPASNEIGQVLEVFYDRGYVDSFEFVDDGKSGQFEVELKGAINECGPVKPRYSAGADEFEKWEKRFLPARDYGTLVVTTSHGIMSHYEAREQGIGGQVIAYVY from the coding sequence ATGACAGCAAACGATCCCCTCAGCAACGCGCTCTCCGGCATCAGTAACGCCGAGAGCGTGGGGCATCTCACGCACGAGGTATCGCCCGCCTCGAACGAGATCGGACAGGTACTCGAGGTCTTCTACGACCGCGGGTACGTCGACAGCTTCGAGTTCGTCGACGACGGCAAGTCCGGTCAGTTCGAGGTCGAATTGAAGGGTGCCATCAACGAGTGCGGGCCGGTCAAGCCCCGTTACTCCGCTGGCGCCGACGAGTTCGAGAAGTGGGAGAAGCGGTTCCTCCCCGCCCGCGACTACGGGACGCTCGTCGTCACGACCAGCCACGGCATCATGAGCCACTACGAGGCCCGCGAACAGGGCATCGGTGGCCAGGTCATCGCGTACGTGTACTGA
- a CDS encoding 30S ribosomal protein S14 produces the protein MSESENGNEQTGEHATKRTGQLEECQRCGRKQGLVGKYDIWLCRQCFREIARSMGFKKYR, from the coding sequence ATGAGCGAAAGCGAGAACGGCAACGAACAGACGGGCGAGCACGCCACCAAGCGCACGGGCCAGCTCGAGGAGTGCCAGCGCTGCGGCCGCAAGCAGGGCCTGGTCGGTAAGTACGACATCTGGCTGTGCCGACAGTGCTTCCGCGAGATCGCCCGCTCGATGGGATTCAAGAAGTATCGATAA
- a CDS encoding 50S ribosomal protein L5, whose product MSEAEAEFHEMREPRVEKVVVHMGVGQGGRELANAEEIIEEVTGQESVRTLAKATKPDFGIRQGDPIGAKVTLRADDAHEFLETALPLADLQASQFDDTGNFSFGVEEHTDFPSQEYDPSIGIFGLDVTVNLVRPGYRVAKRDKASRSIPSNHRLDPEDAVRYVESTFDAEVSK is encoded by the coding sequence ATGAGCGAAGCTGAAGCGGAGTTCCACGAGATGCGCGAGCCGCGCGTCGAGAAGGTCGTCGTCCACATGGGCGTCGGTCAGGGCGGCCGCGAACTCGCCAACGCCGAGGAGATCATCGAGGAGGTCACCGGCCAGGAGAGCGTTCGAACGCTCGCCAAAGCGACGAAGCCGGACTTCGGGATCCGTCAGGGCGACCCGATCGGCGCGAAGGTCACCCTTCGAGCCGACGACGCCCACGAGTTCCTGGAGACCGCGCTGCCGCTGGCCGACCTGCAGGCCTCGCAGTTCGACGACACCGGCAACTTCAGCTTCGGGGTCGAGGAGCACACCGACTTCCCGAGCCAGGAGTACGACCCGAGCATCGGGATCTTCGGGCTGGACGTCACCGTCAACCTGGTGCGTCCCGGCTACCGCGTCGCCAAGCGCGACAAGGCCAGCCGCTCGATCCCCTCGAACCACCGACTCGACCCCGAGGACGCGGTCCGCTACGTCGAGTCGACCTTCGACGCGGAGGTATCCAAATGA
- a CDS encoding 30S ribosomal protein S4e, which produces MTKHQKRLSAPNSWPVERKTETFTVKAGSGPHGREGVPLVVLMRDVLGYADSKKEARYALNNDAVLVNGDAVSDESRPIGMFDILAFTQREEYYRVFPDEGGRLALTEIDADAAGSKLGKIDDLQQVPGGDTQLNLHDGQNLLVEDGEQYSGGDSVVVDNETSEVVAHFPYEEGELVTAVRGQHAGEIGRIEEIQVTPGSGDNGVLVEGIADSDDFETVEPYVVVIDENFVEGGLEDGSAEADSEDAADHETEEDDE; this is translated from the coding sequence ATGACGAAACACCAGAAACGACTCTCAGCACCGAACTCCTGGCCGGTCGAGCGCAAGACCGAGACCTTCACCGTGAAGGCCGGTTCCGGTCCCCACGGGCGCGAGGGCGTCCCCCTCGTCGTCCTGATGCGGGACGTGCTCGGCTACGCCGACTCGAAGAAGGAAGCGCGCTACGCGCTGAACAACGACGCGGTCCTCGTCAACGGCGACGCCGTCTCCGACGAGTCGCGTCCGATCGGGATGTTCGACATCCTGGCGTTCACGCAGCGCGAGGAGTACTACCGCGTGTTCCCCGACGAGGGCGGTCGGCTCGCGCTGACCGAGATCGACGCCGACGCCGCGGGCAGCAAGCTCGGCAAGATCGACGACCTGCAGCAGGTCCCCGGCGGGGACACCCAGCTCAACCTCCACGACGGGCAGAACCTGCTCGTCGAGGACGGAGAGCAGTACAGCGGCGGCGACTCGGTCGTCGTCGACAACGAGACAAGCGAAGTCGTCGCCCACTTCCCCTACGAGGAGGGCGAACTCGTCACGGCCGTTCGCGGCCAGCACGCCGGCGAGATCGGCCGGATCGAGGAGATTCAGGTCACTCCCGGCAGCGGCGATAACGGCGTCCTCGTCGAGGGCATCGCCGACAGCGACGACTTCGAGACCGTCGAGCCGTACGTCGTCGTGATCGACGAGAACTTCGTCGAGGGCGGCCTTGAGGACGGCTCCGCGGAGGCAGACTCCGAGGACGCCGCCGACCACGAAACGGAGGAGGATGACGAATGA
- the rplX gene encoding 50S ribosomal protein L24, which produces MTRQPRKQRNQTDDAPLHERHKQVRATLSDELRDEFDRRRVRVNAGDTVEVMRGDHAGEEEEVVAVDLKDGVVHVEDVTVEKADGEEVPRPLDASNLRITDLDLEDDRREARLRGDSE; this is translated from the coding sequence ATGACACGACAACCACGCAAACAGCGAAATCAGACGGACGACGCGCCCCTGCACGAGCGACACAAGCAGGTCCGCGCCACCCTTTCCGACGAGCTCCGCGACGAGTTCGACCGTCGTCGCGTCCGCGTCAACGCGGGCGACACGGTCGAGGTCATGCGCGGTGACCACGCCGGAGAGGAAGAAGAGGTCGTCGCCGTCGACCTGAAGGACGGCGTCGTCCACGTCGAGGACGTCACCGTCGAGAAGGCCGACGGCGAGGAGGTCCCGCGGCCGCTGGACGCCAGCAATCTCCGCATCACGGACCTCGACCTCGAGGACGATCGGCGCGAGGCCCGTCTCCGAGGTGATAGCGAATGA
- a CDS encoding 50S ribosomal protein L14 — protein sequence MEALNADVTQGLEKGSLITCADNTGARELKVISVAGYSGAKNRHPKAGIGDKITVSVTKGTPEMRRQVLEAVVVRQRKSIRRPDGTRLKFEDNAAVVIDENEEPRGTEIKGPIAREVAERFGSIASTATMIV from the coding sequence ATGGAAGCGCTGAACGCCGACGTGACCCAGGGCCTCGAGAAGGGCTCGCTGATCACGTGCGCCGACAACACCGGCGCCCGTGAGCTGAAGGTCATCAGCGTCGCCGGCTACTCCGGCGCCAAGAACCGCCACCCGAAGGCGGGGATCGGCGACAAGATCACCGTGTCGGTCACCAAGGGGACGCCCGAGATGCGTCGCCAGGTGCTCGAGGCCGTGGTCGTCCGCCAGCGCAAGTCGATCCGTCGACCCGACGGCACGCGCCTCAAATTCGAGGACAACGCTGCCGTCGTCATCGACGAGAACGAGGAGCCCCGCGGGACCGAGATCAAGGGTCCCATCGCGCGGGAGGTCGCAGAGCGGTTCGGAAGCATCGCAAGCACCGCTACGATGATCGTATAG
- a CDS encoding 30S ribosomal protein S17, with the protein MAIGLNVPEPETTCSDENCPFHGSLSVRGQTLEGEVASTDMTKTVIVEREYDVNVPKYDRLMKRRSRVPAHAPECLGLSVGDTVRIAETRPLSKTKSHVVVEQVDDEDAAAGGGD; encoded by the coding sequence ATGGCAATCGGATTAAACGTACCAGAGCCGGAGACCACCTGCTCCGACGAGAACTGCCCGTTCCACGGATCGCTATCCGTGCGCGGCCAGACGCTCGAGGGCGAGGTGGCCTCCACAGACATGACGAAGACCGTGATCGTCGAACGCGAGTACGACGTGAACGTGCCGAAGTACGATCGACTGATGAAGCGACGCAGCCGAGTGCCGGCCCACGCGCCGGAGTGTCTCGGCCTCTCGGTCGGCGACACGGTTCGCATCGCAGAGACGCGACCGCTCTCGAAGACCAAGAGCCACGTCGTCGTCGAGCAGGTCGACGACGAGGACGCCGCCGCGGGAGGTGGCGACTGA
- a CDS encoding ribonuclease P protein component 1, giving the protein MPLTPETLPRHELNGLHARVVEAPNADLIGIEGRVVVETANTLHLDCEARRASNDASGPSPRAADSGDSRVRQVPKQGSKFEFAIEDRASGHATDEAADPEKGSGIASELEAGQTATAQDGPALAGRPAGDRETDADVPSGDGVTYVTVDGSRLLSRPAERTETRGNSPWQSD; this is encoded by the coding sequence ATGCCACTGACACCCGAGACGCTGCCGCGACACGAGCTCAACGGCCTGCACGCGCGGGTCGTCGAGGCTCCGAACGCCGACCTGATCGGGATCGAGGGGCGGGTCGTCGTCGAGACGGCCAACACCCTCCATCTCGACTGCGAGGCGCGACGCGCCTCGAACGACGCGAGCGGGCCGAGCCCGCGAGCGGCGGACAGCGGCGACTCTCGGGTGCGACAGGTGCCGAAGCAGGGCTCGAAATTCGAGTTCGCGATCGAAGACCGTGCCAGCGGGCACGCCACAGATGAAGCCGCCGATCCCGAGAAGGGATCGGGGATCGCGTCAGAACTGGAGGCAGGGCAGACGGCGACCGCGCAGGACGGACCTGCGCTTGCCGGCCGACCGGCCGGCGATCGGGAAACCGACGCCGACGTCCCCTCCGGCGATGGCGTGACCTACGTTACGGTGGATGGCTCGCGACTGCTCTCACGACCCGCCGAACGCACCGAAACACGAGGGAATTCACCATGGCAATCGGATTAA
- the rpmC gene encoding 50S ribosomal protein L29, with the protein MPILHPEEIRDMTPAEREAELEEFETELLNAKAVQAAGGAPEDPGRISELRKAVARIKTIQREEGDLEDEE; encoded by the coding sequence ATGCCGATCCTTCACCCCGAGGAGATCCGCGACATGACGCCCGCCGAGCGCGAGGCCGAACTCGAGGAGTTCGAGACCGAGCTGCTCAACGCGAAGGCCGTACAGGCCGCTGGTGGCGCCCCGGAGGATCCGGGCCGCATCAGCGAGCTTCGCAAGGCCGTCGCGCGGATCAAGACGATCCAGCGCGAGGAAGGCGATCTCGAAGACGAGGAATAA
- a CDS encoding 30S ribosomal protein S3, with the protein MADEHQFIEDGMQKSQIDEFFADELGRAGYGGMDVAKTPMGTQIVLKAEKPGMVIGKGGENIRKITTALEEKFNLEDPQIDVQEVDEPDLNARIVADRLANALERGWYFRKAGHTTLERIMDAGALGAEIVLSGKVTGARSRVEKFNDGYIKHNGEPAETIVDHGQGVAVMKLGTIGVDVKIIPPGAELPDDFEIEEDADVSALEEEVETGEGVEELLEEPDEEELEELEEGAAEASEADVEADSAEEVLDEEVVEEAAEADDEEFEDVEVPGDEEEEIAEELDELEEDVEAEADELMEEMEDEEAADDEDSEEGGDA; encoded by the coding sequence ATGGCAGACGAACACCAGTTCATCGAGGACGGGATGCAGAAGTCCCAGATCGACGAGTTCTTCGCCGACGAACTGGGTCGCGCCGGCTACGGCGGCATGGACGTCGCCAAGACGCCGATGGGCACCCAGATCGTCCTGAAAGCCGAGAAGCCCGGTATGGTGATCGGCAAGGGCGGCGAGAACATCCGGAAGATCACGACGGCCCTCGAGGAGAAGTTCAACCTCGAGGACCCCCAGATCGACGTTCAGGAGGTCGACGAACCCGATCTGAACGCCCGGATCGTCGCCGACCGACTCGCGAACGCACTCGAGCGCGGCTGGTACTTCCGCAAGGCGGGCCACACCACGCTCGAACGCATCATGGACGCCGGCGCGCTGGGCGCCGAGATCGTCCTCTCCGGGAAGGTCACCGGCGCGCGCTCGCGCGTCGAGAAGTTCAACGACGGCTACATCAAGCACAACGGCGAGCCCGCCGAGACGATCGTCGACCACGGCCAGGGCGTCGCCGTCATGAAGCTCGGGACGATCGGCGTGGACGTCAAGATCATCCCGCCGGGCGCCGAGCTGCCCGACGACTTCGAGATCGAGGAGGACGCCGACGTGTCCGCCCTCGAAGAGGAAGTCGAGACCGGCGAGGGCGTCGAGGAGCTGCTCGAGGAGCCCGACGAGGAAGAACTCGAGGAGCTCGAAGAGGGCGCCGCCGAAGCCAGCGAGGCCGACGTAGAAGCCGACTCGGCCGAAGAAGTCCTCGACGAGGAAGTCGTCGAGGAGGCCGCCGAAGCCGACGACGAGGAGTTCGAGGACGTCGAGGTCCCCGGCGACGAGGAAGAGGAGATCGCCGAGGAGCTCGACGAGCTCGAAGAGGACGTCGAGGCCGAGGCCGACGAGCTGATGGAGGAGATGGAAGACGAGGAAGCGGCCGACGACGAGGACTCCGAAGAGGGAGGTGACGCCTGA
- a CDS encoding 50S ribosomal protein L22: protein MGINYSVDVDPDSTAKAMLRERHMSHKHSKAIAREIKGKTAAEATEYLEAVIAEEQPVPFRQHNSGVGHKSGVDGWDAGRYPEKASGEFLDLIENAVNNADHQGFDGEEMIIEHVAAHKVGEVQGRKPRAMGRATAWNTIEVDVELILKEADE from the coding sequence ATGGGAATCAACTACAGCGTCGACGTGGACCCGGATTCGACGGCGAAAGCCATGCTCCGGGAGCGTCACATGAGCCACAAGCACAGCAAGGCGATCGCCCGGGAGATCAAGGGCAAGACCGCCGCCGAGGCCACCGAGTACCTCGAAGCGGTCATCGCCGAGGAACAGCCCGTCCCGTTCCGCCAGCACAACAGCGGCGTCGGCCACAAGTCCGGCGTCGACGGCTGGGACGCCGGTCGCTACCCCGAGAAGGCCAGCGGCGAGTTCCTCGACCTGATCGAGAACGCCGTCAACAACGCCGACCACCAGGGGTTCGACGGCGAGGAGATGATCATCGAGCACGTCGCCGCCCACAAGGTCGGCGAGGTGCAGGGCCGCAAGCCCCGCGCGATGGGCCGAGCGACGGCCTGGAACACGATCGAAGTGGACGTCGAACTCATCCTCAAGGAGGCTGACGAATAA
- a CDS encoding 30S ribosomal protein S19: MSESEYRTGREGEFTYRGHTLDELQEMEREEVAELLPARQRRTIERGLSVEHEKLLEKASEKGEEETANDPIRTHLRDMPILPEFVGLTFAVYTGQSFERVEVEPEMIGHYLGEFQLTRTSVEHGQAGIGATRSSKFVPLK, translated from the coding sequence ATGAGCGAATCCGAATACAGAACCGGCCGCGAAGGTGAGTTCACCTACCGCGGTCACACACTCGACGAGCTGCAGGAGATGGAGCGCGAGGAAGTCGCGGAACTGCTCCCCGCACGCCAGCGGCGAACTATCGAGCGCGGGCTCAGCGTCGAGCACGAGAAGCTGCTCGAGAAGGCAAGCGAGAAGGGCGAAGAGGAGACGGCCAACGACCCGATCCGAACGCACCTGCGCGACATGCCGATCCTGCCCGAGTTCGTCGGACTGACGTTCGCCGTCTACACCGGCCAGAGCTTCGAGCGCGTCGAGGTCGAGCCCGAGATGATCGGCCACTACCTCGGCGAGTTCCAGCTCACCCGGACCTCCGTCGAGCACGGTCAGGCCGGCATCGGCGCGACCCGCTCGTCGAAGTTCGTACCGCTCAAGTAA
- a CDS encoding 50S ribosomal protein L2, with translation MGRRIQGQRRGRGGSTFRAPSHRYKSDKQHKTAEDSDLVAGDVIDITHDPARSAPVAVVEFDDGDQRMVLAPEGVGIGDRIQVGISAEIQPGNTLPLAEIPEGVPVCNVEANPGDGGQYARASGVSADLITHDRDAAVIQLPSGEVKRLDPDCRATIGVVAGGGRTEKPFVKAGNKHHKMKARGTKYPRVRGVAMNAVDHPFGGGGRQHPGKPKSVSRDTPPGRKVGDIASKRTGRGGNE, from the coding sequence ATGGGACGACGAATTCAGGGACAACGACGCGGTCGCGGCGGCTCGACGTTCCGAGCCCCCTCGCACCGCTACAAGTCCGACAAGCAGCACAAGACCGCAGAGGACAGCGACCTGGTCGCTGGCGACGTCATCGACATCACGCACGACCCCGCGCGCTCGGCGCCCGTGGCGGTCGTCGAGTTCGACGACGGCGACCAGCGCATGGTGCTGGCGCCCGAGGGCGTCGGCATCGGCGACCGAATTCAGGTCGGCATCTCCGCGGAGATCCAGCCCGGCAACACGCTCCCCCTGGCCGAGATCCCGGAGGGCGTGCCGGTCTGTAACGTCGAGGCCAACCCCGGCGACGGCGGTCAGTACGCTCGCGCATCCGGCGTCAGCGCGGACCTGATCACGCACGACCGGGACGCCGCGGTCATCCAGCTCCCGTCGGGCGAGGTCAAGCGCCTCGACCCCGACTGCCGGGCGACCATCGGCGTCGTCGCCGGCGGCGGACGGACGGAGAAGCCGTTCGTCAAGGCCGGCAACAAGCACCACAAGATGAAAGCTCGCGGGACGAAGTACCCGCGCGTCCGCGGTGTGGCGATGAACGCCGTCGACCACCCGTTCGGTGGCGGCGGCCGCCAGCACCCGGGCAAACCCAAGAGCGTCTCGCGGGACACGCCCCCGGGCCGCAAAGTCGGTGACATCGCGTCCAAGCGAACCGGACGAGGTGGGAACGAATGA
- a CDS encoding 50S ribosomal protein L23, giving the protein MSSVIVHPLVTEKAMNDMDFENKLQFVVDIDAAKPEIADAVSERFDVEVVDVNTQVTMEGTKKATVKLGEDDAADEVASRIGVF; this is encoded by the coding sequence ATGAGCAGTGTGATCGTACACCCGCTCGTCACGGAGAAGGCGATGAACGACATGGACTTCGAGAACAAGCTCCAGTTCGTCGTCGACATCGACGCCGCCAAGCCCGAGATCGCCGACGCCGTCTCCGAGCGGTTCGACGTCGAAGTCGTCGACGTCAACACGCAGGTGACGATGGAAGGTACCAAGAAGGCCACCGTGAAGCTCGGTGAGGACGACGCGGCCGACGAGGTCGCCTCCAGAATCGGGGTGTTCTAA
- the rpl4p gene encoding 50S ribosomal protein L4: MQATVRDLDGEDAGTVDLPEVFETTVRQDLIERAVLAAQANRKQDYGADEYAGLRTPAESPGSGRGMAHVPRQNGEARRVPQAVGGRKAHPPKAEKDQGLDVNDKERKKAVRSAIAATADADLVAERGHEFDEDVELPLVVDDEFEDLVKTQEVVSLLESLGVHEDVERADENRSVRSGRGKTRGRKYKTPKSILFVTSSETGPSKAARNLAGADVATAAEVNAEDLAPGAEGGRLTVFTESALEEVADR; this comes from the coding sequence ATGCAAGCAACAGTACGCGACCTGGACGGCGAGGACGCGGGCACGGTCGACCTGCCGGAGGTCTTCGAGACCACGGTTCGGCAGGACCTGATCGAGCGCGCGGTGCTCGCCGCCCAGGCAAACCGAAAGCAGGACTACGGCGCAGATGAGTACGCCGGTCTCCGAACCCCGGCCGAGTCGCCGGGTAGCGGTCGCGGCATGGCCCACGTTCCCCGACAGAACGGGGAGGCCCGCCGCGTCCCCCAGGCCGTCGGCGGGCGCAAGGCGCATCCGCCGAAGGCCGAGAAGGACCAGGGTCTCGACGTCAACGACAAGGAGCGCAAGAAGGCGGTCCGCTCGGCGATCGCCGCCACCGCGGACGCCGATCTGGTGGCCGAGCGCGGCCACGAGTTCGACGAGGACGTCGAGCTCCCCCTCGTCGTCGACGACGAGTTCGAGGACCTGGTCAAGACCCAGGAGGTCGTCTCGCTGCTCGAGTCGCTGGGCGTCCACGAGGACGTCGAGCGCGCCGACGAGAACCGATCGGTCCGCTCGGGTCGCGGGAAGACCCGCGGACGGAAGTACAAGACGCCGAAGTCGATCCTCTTCGTCACGTCGAGCGAGACCGGCCCCTCGAAGGCCGCGCGCAACCTCGCCGGCGCCGACGTCGCGACGGCCGCCGAGGTCAACGCCGAAGACCTCGCGCCCGGCGCGGAGGGCGGTCGACTGACGGTGTTCACCGAGAGCGCACTCGAGGAGGTGGCCGACCGATGA
- a CDS encoding 50S ribosomal protein L3, translating into MPQPSRPRKGSLGFGPRKRATSEVPRFRSWPDDDGQPTLQGFAGYKAGMSHVVMINDEADSPREGMEETVPVTIVETPPMRAVALRAYEDTPYGKTPLTEIWADEFHEELDRTLDLPEDHDRDAAESEIRETLEDGRIADLRMITHTVPEEVKSVPKKKPDVMETRIGGGSLSDRLEYGLELIEEGGEHAADQIFRPGEYLDVAGVTKGKGTQGPVKRWGVQKRKGKHARQGWRRRIGNLGPWNPSRVRSTVPQQGQTGYHQRTELNKRLIDLGEGGEDGITPDGGFVNYGEVEGDYALIKGSAPGPQERLLRLRTAVRPNDQPRLDPEVRYVATESNQG; encoded by the coding sequence ATGCCACAACCAAGCAGACCACGCAAAGGCTCGTTGGGGTTCGGCCCCCGCAAGCGCGCGACCAGCGAGGTACCGCGCTTTAGATCGTGGCCGGACGACGACGGACAGCCGACGCTGCAGGGTTTCGCCGGCTACAAGGCCGGCATGTCCCACGTGGTGATGATCAACGACGAAGCCGACTCCCCGCGCGAAGGAATGGAGGAGACGGTGCCCGTCACCATCGTGGAGACCCCGCCCATGCGGGCGGTCGCCCTGCGAGCGTACGAGGACACGCCCTACGGTAAGACGCCCCTGACGGAGATCTGGGCCGACGAGTTCCACGAGGAGCTCGACCGGACGCTGGATCTGCCCGAGGACCACGACCGCGACGCCGCCGAGTCCGAGATTCGAGAGACTCTCGAGGACGGCCGGATCGCGGACCTGCGGATGATCACGCACACGGTCCCCGAGGAAGTCAAGAGCGTCCCCAAGAAGAAGCCCGACGTCATGGAGACCCGGATCGGCGGCGGTTCCCTTTCGGACCGCCTCGAGTACGGTCTGGAGCTCATCGAGGAGGGCGGCGAGCACGCCGCCGACCAGATCTTCCGACCCGGCGAGTATCTCGACGTCGCCGGCGTCACCAAGGGCAAGGGCACCCAGGGCCCCGTCAAGCGCTGGGGCGTCCAGAAACGCAAAGGAAAGCACGCCCGCCAGGGCTGGCGGCGCCGGATCGGCAACCTCGGCCCCTGGAACCCGTCGCGCGTTCGCTCGACGGTTCCCCAGCAGGGTCAGACCGGCTACCACCAGCGCACGGAGCTCAACAAGCGCCTCATCGATCTCGGCGAAGGCGGCGAGGACGGCATCACGCCGGACGGCGGCTTCGTCAACTACGGCGAGGTCGAGGGGGACTACGCGCTCATCAAGGGCTCGGCGCCGGGCCCCCAGGAGCGCCTGCTCCGACTGCGGACGGCGGTGCGACCGAACGACCAGCCGCGCCTCGACCCCGAGGTGCGCTACGTAGCGACGGAATCGAACCAGGGATAA